The genomic stretch TAAAGCCGCGGGGATGTGGCGGAATGGCAGACGCGCACGGTTCAGGTCCGTGTGTCCGAAAGGACGTGGGGGTTCAACTCCCCCCATCCCCACGAGTCACAGGAGCCCCTGTCCGCTGAGAAGCGCGGACCGGGGCTCCTCGTTATGCCTGCCCCGGGGCCGAGCCCCGGGGACCCCACGGTGCGGTGGTCGCGGCGGTGCGGTGATCATCACGTTGGTGCGGGTTTTCGGCTTCGCTGGGAGACAAAAAGCACAAATTTCGTTGCTGTCCGTGATCATCACGGTGTGGTTCCAACATTGTGTCGGGCCAGCAACGGAGGTCGGCGAAGACCTTCCAGTGACGCTTCGAGCCGCCATGTGACCGTCTGCGGCCACGACACCGAACGCGCACCGGCCGGCACTACCTCACCAAGCGCACCAAGCGCACCAGCCCGATGATCAGCCCGATTGTTCGGGGCCTCACCTTCGATCATGAGCGACGGCTTCCCCGCCATCACCGGCGGCGTCTTCATGATCGAACTCGGCGTGGGCCGTTCGAACTCTGGCGAGTCGCGCTCAAGCGAGTCGACCCCTTGCGAGTCGCGCTCGGGCGGGTCGGATCAGGCGGGTCGGATCAGGCGGGTCGGACTTGGGCGGATCGGACTTGGGCGGATCGGACTTGGGCGGATCGGACTTGGGCGGATCGGACTTGGGCGGATCGGACTTGGGCGGGTCGCGCCCGGATACGTTGGGCGCGGGTGGGTTCCGGGTGGGGTGAGCGCTCCGAATGGGTGATAGGGGTGTGGCCGCTATGCTCGGCGGCGGAAAATGATGAGACGCCGAGACTGAGGATGCCTTCGTGAGTGCCGGACAAGTTGCGACTCAGAGCGGCAAGCGCAGTGTGCTCGGGGTGCTGGTCGACGTCACCGACTACGCGGACGCCACCGCGCGGATCATGGAGGCGGCGCGCGAACGCCGGCCGTACGCGGTGACCGCTCTGGCCGTGCACGGGGTCATGACGGGTGTGCAGGACAAGGCGCACAACGCGCGGCTCAACTCGTTCGACCTTGTCACCCCGGACGGGCAGCCGGTGCGGTGGGCGCTCAACCTGGTGCATCACGCGGGGCTGACCGATCGGGTCTACGGGCCCACGCTGACCCTCAAGGTCGTGGAGCAGGCGTCGGCCGAGGGGCTTCCCATTTACCTGTACGGGTCCACCCAGCCCACGCTCGACCGGCTCGTGCCCGCGTTGGAAAAGATGTTCCCCGCCCTCAAGATCGCCGGTGTGGAGGCGTCGAAGTTCCGGACGAACCAGCCGGGCGAGGCCGAGGAGATCGCCGAGCGGATCAAGGCCTCGGGCGCGCGGGTCGTGCTCGTGGGCTTGGGGTGTCCGCGGCAAGAAATCTTCACGTACGCGATGCGTCCGCTTCTTGACATGCCACTGCTCGCCGTGGGGGCCGCGTTCGACTATCACGCGGGCCTGCTCAAGAACCCGCCGGCGTGGATGCAGAAGTATGCCCTCGAGTGGCTGTGGCGCCTGGGGCTCGAGCCGAAGCGGCTCTGGAAGCGATACGTCCTGCTCAACCCGGCTTACCTGACCCGGCTCGCGGCTCAGCGCAGTGGACTGTGGAAGGCGACTCCGCCCGCCCCGGCCACAGAGCCGGTCACCACATTCGCCGTCTAGAGCCACACAAGGATCCGTACAAATAGGACAGGCTCAGGGTTGTCGCCCGCATCCCCTACGGGTCCTGTCGGGTAGAAACCCGGTTTCGCGCCGGCGCTCCCAGGTGAACGCTGTTCATGTGAACATCGTCGCGGACCTCATTCTCGCCGGCGCCCTCGTCGCCGTCTGGCTCACCGCCGGGCTGCTGGCGGACTCGCTGTCGTCGGCGCCCTCGGCTCCGGCTCTGCGCCGCCGGGCCGGCCTGATCACCCTGTTGATCGCCGCCGGCGCGACGGTGTTCGTCGCCATCACGATCGTCACCGCCCTGATGCCGGGCGAGTCGGCAGCCCCCGCCGCGGCGCTCGCGCCGGCCGTTCCGGCCCTGATCGTCCTGACCGCCGGGCTGCGCCGGGTGGCCCAGGTGCGCCGGGGCGCGGGAGCGTTCGCCACCGCGCCGCAGACCCCGGTGCCGCCGGCTCTCCGCGCGGCCGCAGCCCATCCCCTGATCCTGGTTCCGTTGCAGGTCACCGGTCTGGCCACCCTGCTCAGCGTGCCGATCGCCGGTGGCCTGGTCGAGGTTCCGGGCGCCGATCTGGCCGGCATCGCCATCACGGTGGTGGGCGTGGCCGTGCTGGCAATCGGCATTCGGGCCGGGTTGCGGCACAGCAGGCTCAGCGTGCTGGCGCTGGCCCCGATCGGGCGTAACCGGCCGCGGGTGCCGGTCGACAGCCGCTGACGGTCAGCTCTTCTTGGCTTCCTGCACGTAGAGCAGCTCGAGGATCGA from Paractinoplanes brasiliensis encodes the following:
- a CDS encoding WecB/TagA/CpsF family glycosyltransferase, which codes for MSAGQVATQSGKRSVLGVLVDVTDYADATARIMEAARERRPYAVTALAVHGVMTGVQDKAHNARLNSFDLVTPDGQPVRWALNLVHHAGLTDRVYGPTLTLKVVEQASAEGLPIYLYGSTQPTLDRLVPALEKMFPALKIAGVEASKFRTNQPGEAEEIAERIKASGARVVLVGLGCPRQEIFTYAMRPLLDMPLLAVGAAFDYHAGLLKNPPAWMQKYALEWLWRLGLEPKRLWKRYVLLNPAYLTRLAAQRSGLWKATPPAPATEPVTTFAV